A stretch of the Arvicola amphibius chromosome 8, mArvAmp1.2, whole genome shotgun sequence genome encodes the following:
- the LOC119821440 gene encoding LOW QUALITY PROTEIN: type 2 phosphatidylinositol 4,5-bisphosphate 4-phosphatase-like (The sequence of the model RefSeq protein was modified relative to this genomic sequence to represent the inferred CDS: deleted 2 bases in 1 codon), whose amino-acid sequence MAADGVDERSPLLSASHSGNVTPTAPPYLQESSPRAELPPPYTAIASPGTSGVPVINCRMCQSLINLDGKLHQHVVKCTVCNEATPIKTPPTGKKYVRCPCNCLLICKDTSRRIGCPRPNCRRIINLGPVMLICEEQPIQPAVPVQPEGTRVVCRHCGNTFLWMELRFNTLAKCSHCKKISSVGSALPRRRCCAYITIGMIRIFIGVGLTVGTQDFSRRFHATYVSWAVAYLLGLICLIQACYWGAIRVSYPEHSFA is encoded by the exons ATGGCTGCTGACGGGGTGGACGAGCGTTCGCCTCTGCTGTCAGCATCCCACTCGGGAAATGTCACTCCCACAGCCCCGCCTTACTTGCAAGAAAGCAGCCCAAGAGCTGAACTGCCTCCTCCGTACACCGCCATCGCCAGTCCAGGGACCAGTGGTGTTCCTGTAATCAACTGTCGCATGTGCCAATCGCTAATCAACTTGGACGGTAAACTTCACCAGCATGTGGTTAAGTGCACGGTTTGCAATGAAGCTACGCCAATCAAAACCCCCCCGACAGGGAAGAAATATGTTAGATGCCCTTGTAATTGTCTCCTCATATGTAAGGACACATCTCGGCGAATAGGATGCCCGAGACCCAACTGTCGACGCATAATTAACCTTGGCCCTGTAATGCTCATTTGTGAGGAACAGCCCATCCAGCCTGCAGTGCCAGTCCAGCCAGAAGGTACAAGGGTGGTGTGTAGGCACTGCGGAAACACATTCCTGTGGATGGAACTGAGGTTCAACACTCTGGCAAAATGTTcacactgc aaaaaaatctcttcggTTGGTAGTGCACTTCCCCGGAGACGCTGCTGTGCCTATATCACCATTGGAATGATACGTATTTTCATTGGAGTTGGATTAACGGTTGGCACACAAGACTTTTCGAGGCGATTTCATGCAACCTACGTGTCTTGGGCAGTTGCTTATCTCTTAGGTTTGATTTGCCTTATCCAAGCTTGTTACTGGGGTGCAATAAGAGTCAGTTATCCAGAACACAGTTTTGCTTAA